The Cystobacter ferrugineus genome includes a window with the following:
- a CDS encoding SpoIID/LytB domain-containing protein has protein sequence MGWAAVTAVLLAATPVFVTRGDVTPEAALRSEAEATWRSLEARYVAEAGGAPARAPATVLLKRGETLLPSRNGQGRPGVVELRQERAGVLDARLRVALRHELAHQLLWWACPASAEDRLFHEAFALAVSGELAEWREAPYQSLASASVELARSPDVDTPRARRALARVLNEDAGFPRALTRRLRRCQEGTRWTVPLSVGELAGHAERSAAQATVVLSRHSGEVLFSEGAFRTAMPYGSTLKPFVVAGSTVAPPVLAPRAEVAEWVCGERMPERMDVKTALLRSCNGYFLDWEGRGSAPRAFGAWGAVLSAVGLSSEPLDMADAIGLRATLSLSPWGLAQAYRLLAEARPDLMAWLADNAARGTLSELPASKDYAGVATKTGTVRDAESRPVLGWIVAVDADLVAVVARPGKMPRAFADEVPRLLARVRSQRGGLEAARVQVLGLVSPDVLEARCPGAGFVLEDGTPRAVSGDFTKLEPRVKKGGAVCLGSPWRVRFPEVPAGRDYAGVLTWSPPPPYAPPAGVPTSPTALKARRGSAYVFRTTRLQYTAGVVTAEDAALKGEARVALARVVAHNERHADSRHPGRPLCDTTHCQSFQGTVRIAPEDARALRAPALRWREWLTFSKGGAEPWTQTRARAQVESLLGRGVTAVRFAKGRVHYLRTRNEGGAVFDAPESLPCEVLRSTLKLPACPRSAAFEGTRVTFQGQGQGHGEGLDVEAAKASGAPQEQLLEAAYGAR, from the coding sequence ATGGGGTGGGCCGCGGTCACGGCCGTCCTGCTGGCGGCCACCCCCGTCTTCGTCACCCGCGGAGACGTCACTCCCGAGGCGGCGCTGCGCTCCGAGGCGGAGGCCACCTGGCGCTCCCTGGAGGCGCGCTACGTGGCCGAGGCGGGAGGCGCGCCCGCCCGGGCACCGGCCACCGTGCTGCTCAAGCGTGGGGAGACGCTGTTGCCCTCGCGCAACGGGCAGGGCCGGCCGGGGGTGGTGGAGCTGCGGCAGGAGCGCGCCGGGGTGCTGGACGCGCGGCTGCGCGTGGCGCTCCGGCACGAGCTGGCGCACCAGCTTCTCTGGTGGGCCTGTCCGGCATCGGCGGAGGATCGGTTGTTCCACGAGGCCTTCGCGCTGGCGGTGAGCGGCGAGCTGGCCGAGTGGCGCGAGGCACCCTACCAGTCGCTGGCGAGCGCCTCGGTGGAGCTGGCGCGGAGCCCGGACGTGGACACGCCGAGGGCGCGCCGGGCGCTGGCGCGCGTGCTGAACGAGGACGCGGGCTTTCCGAGGGCCCTGACACGGCGGCTGCGGCGGTGCCAGGAGGGGACGCGCTGGACGGTGCCTCTGTCCGTGGGGGAGCTGGCCGGACACGCGGAGCGGAGCGCCGCCCAGGCCACGGTGGTGCTCAGCCGGCACTCGGGCGAGGTGCTCTTCTCCGAGGGGGCGTTTCGCACGGCCATGCCCTACGGCTCGACGCTCAAGCCCTTCGTGGTGGCGGGGAGCACGGTGGCGCCTCCGGTGCTCGCGCCCCGGGCGGAGGTCGCGGAGTGGGTGTGCGGCGAGCGGATGCCGGAGCGGATGGACGTGAAGACGGCGCTGTTGCGCTCGTGCAACGGCTACTTCCTGGACTGGGAGGGGAGGGGGAGCGCGCCGAGGGCCTTCGGGGCCTGGGGCGCGGTGCTGTCGGCGGTGGGCCTGTCGAGCGAGCCGCTGGACATGGCGGACGCCATCGGCCTGCGCGCGACGCTGAGCCTGTCTCCGTGGGGGCTGGCGCAGGCGTACCGGTTGCTGGCCGAGGCGCGGCCGGACCTCATGGCATGGCTCGCGGACAACGCGGCGCGGGGGACGCTGTCGGAGCTGCCCGCGTCGAAGGACTACGCGGGGGTGGCGACGAAGACGGGCACGGTGCGGGACGCGGAGAGCCGGCCGGTGCTCGGGTGGATTGTCGCGGTGGACGCGGACCTGGTGGCGGTGGTGGCGAGGCCGGGGAAGATGCCGCGGGCCTTCGCGGACGAGGTGCCCCGGTTGCTCGCGCGGGTGAGGAGCCAGCGCGGGGGACTGGAGGCGGCGCGGGTGCAGGTGCTGGGGCTGGTGTCCCCGGACGTGCTCGAGGCGCGGTGCCCGGGAGCGGGTTTCGTGCTGGAGGACGGCACGCCGCGGGCGGTGTCGGGAGACTTCACGAAACTGGAGCCGCGGGTGAAGAAGGGCGGAGCGGTGTGCCTGGGCAGTCCCTGGCGGGTTCGCTTCCCCGAGGTGCCCGCGGGCCGCGACTACGCGGGGGTGCTCACCTGGTCGCCGCCGCCGCCCTACGCGCCTCCGGCGGGCGTGCCCACGAGTCCCACGGCGCTCAAGGCGAGGCGGGGCTCGGCGTATGTCTTTCGCACCACGCGGCTGCAATACACGGCCGGGGTGGTGACGGCGGAGGACGCGGCGTTGAAGGGGGAGGCGAGGGTGGCGCTGGCGCGGGTGGTGGCGCACAACGAGCGGCACGCGGACAGCCGCCATCCGGGCCGGCCCCTCTGCGATACGACGCATTGCCAGTCCTTCCAGGGCACCGTGCGCATCGCGCCCGAGGACGCGCGGGCACTCCGAGCCCCGGCACTGCGCTGGCGCGAGTGGCTGACCTTCTCCAAGGGAGGAGCGGAGCCCTGGACGCAGACGCGTGCTCGAGCCCAGGTGGAGTCGCTCTTGGGCCGGGGCGTGACGGCGGTGCGTTTCGCCAAGGGGCGCGTGCATTACCTGCGCACGAGGAACGAGGGCGGAGCGGTGTTCGACGCGCCCGAATCCCTGCCCTGCGAGGTGCTGCGCTCCACGCTGAAATTGCCCGCGTGTCCCCGGAGCGCCGCCTTCGAGGGCACGCGCGTCACGTTCCAGGGACAGGGCCAGGGACATGGCGAGGGGCTCGACGTCGAGGCGGCGAAGGCGAGCGGGGCCCCACAGGAACAACTCCTGGAGGCCGCCTACGGCGCCCGGTGA